Proteins encoded within one genomic window of Methanosarcina barkeri str. Wiesmoor:
- a CDS encoding glycosyltransferase encodes MRKDTAKKETILVLITFSYPYGAIRESFLDPEISCLCSYFNKIILVPQYLPDATEKIARNLPKVCVLDDSLIIYSKIGKIRSVLMKIFLCLRSKLFYTEIIKKPAIITNIKSFKLLGEFISDAFIIKKWASNCIKKHDFAPQNTIFYTYWLSASTLGLGLLKEEYPDIVVISRAHRGDLYEDQYSSAHITLRNETFSLISKVFLISNSGKEYLEKKYPTYLEKYQTIRLGVTDSHFITSPSVDGIFRIVSCSYIVPVKRLHLLINGLKEFCILRPSKRIEWTHIGYGPLEQSIKKLASEVLPENVKYNFTGFLPDKGVIEYYRQHNVDVFINVSASEGIPVSIMEAQSCGIPVIATDVGGTHEIVSDEVGLLLDSDPTPMDIADAILKFIDNPNQIADKKRKSKENWRLNYNAEVNHNFFAQEIANLRN; translated from the coding sequence ATGAGAAAAGATACAGCAAAAAAAGAGACAATTCTTGTTTTAATCACGTTTTCATATCCCTATGGGGCAATTAGAGAATCATTTTTAGATCCTGAAATCTCATGTCTATGTTCATATTTTAATAAAATAATTCTCGTGCCTCAATATCTCCCCGATGCCACTGAAAAGATAGCTCGGAATCTCCCTAAAGTATGTGTACTAGATGATTCTCTGATCATATATTCCAAAATTGGGAAGATTAGGAGTGTATTAATGAAGATATTTTTATGTTTGAGATCAAAGTTATTTTATACTGAAATTATTAAAAAACCAGCAATCATCACAAATATTAAATCCTTTAAATTGTTGGGAGAATTTATATCTGATGCCTTTATCATAAAAAAATGGGCTTCAAACTGTATAAAAAAGCATGATTTTGCTCCACAAAATACTATATTTTATACTTACTGGCTCAGTGCTTCGACCTTAGGTCTCGGTTTATTAAAAGAAGAGTATCCAGACATTGTTGTGATTTCAAGAGCACACAGGGGCGATTTGTATGAAGATCAGTATAGCTCAGCACATATTACCTTAAGGAATGAAACATTTTCATTAATATCAAAAGTATTCTTGATATCAAATAGTGGGAAGGAGTATCTAGAAAAAAAATATCCAACTTATTTAGAAAAATATCAAACTATAAGGTTAGGGGTAACAGATTCACATTTTATTACTTCTCCATCTGTAGATGGAATTTTCAGAATAGTATCATGTTCCTATATTGTGCCAGTTAAAAGATTGCACCTGCTAATAAATGGATTAAAAGAGTTTTGTATTCTTCGACCAAGCAAGAGAATTGAATGGACACATATCGGCTATGGTCCACTTGAACAGAGCATTAAAAAACTAGCATCAGAAGTTTTACCTGAAAATGTAAAATATAATTTTACAGGATTTTTACCAGATAAAGGAGTGATCGAATATTATCGGCAACACAATGTAGATGTTTTTATTAATGTCAGTGCGTCAGAAGGCATACCGGTATCAATAATGGAGGCCCAGAGCTGCGGTATACCAGTGATAGCTACCGATGTTGGCGGGACCCACGAAATAGTATCGGATGAAGTTGGATTGTTGCTTGATAGTGATCCGACCCCTATGGATATCGCAGATGCAATATTGAAATTTATTGATAATCCAAATCAAATTGCTGATAAAAAGAGAAAAAGCAAAGAAAATTGGAGGTTAAATTATAATGCTGAAGTTAATCACAATTTTTTTGCTCAAGAGATTGCAAATTTGCGGAATTGA
- a CDS encoding flippase codes for MSELQKFTSDVGVTFIASAIGMLLGFPITVLLGRYLGADDLGLYRMVNTIFGSLMLFVTIGVPAAIIKYVAEFRDNEEKIAQIVSAGLITSVLLGLFSFIFIYLSTNLFAKLFNMPELSGLLKILAFAFPFSIINSTLLGLLNGLREMTKNAWATIVQSTFLLIFTFLLVFKYGVNGAVTGIVLSSALTTLLLISVQKISKITFSNLYGAVVQIIDFGSKTVLANAINLINYQADILMIGYFMTKTDVGVYSVAVMFAKLIWIFPDSLQKITFPLISEYHAKKMSDSITTVVDRCMKYSCLFLTFFTTFFIFFGEKVVALIFGAEFELSYIPLIILLIGTLFYGITKSVGSIFASIGKVNLVYKIPLVSATFNIIINIVLIPTYGINGGALATSFSLIISMILMLHFMKSLLEIKFDFWWYFKIFGITMFLILVYLIIVNKYNILLGLVLMALQYVIFFRFFIPVEDKQILYKVISTNGRNY; via the coding sequence TTGTCAGAACTCCAAAAATTTACATCTGATGTTGGTGTTACATTTATAGCTTCTGCTATAGGTATGCTTTTAGGATTTCCTATAACCGTACTCTTGGGACGATATTTAGGAGCCGATGATCTGGGTCTTTATCGAATGGTGAACACCATCTTTGGAAGTCTTATGCTGTTTGTCACTATTGGAGTTCCTGCAGCTATTATAAAATATGTGGCTGAATTTCGTGACAACGAAGAAAAAATAGCACAAATTGTGTCTGCAGGTTTAATCACATCTGTTTTATTGGGATTATTTTCTTTCATATTTATTTATCTGAGTACAAATTTATTCGCGAAATTATTTAACATGCCTGAACTTTCAGGCCTATTGAAAATTCTTGCTTTTGCGTTTCCATTTTCTATTATTAATAGTACACTTCTTGGTCTTCTCAATGGCTTGAGAGAAATGACTAAAAACGCATGGGCCACCATAGTTCAGAGTACATTTTTACTAATTTTTACTTTTCTCCTAGTTTTTAAGTACGGCGTCAATGGCGCAGTTACTGGGATCGTACTCTCATCTGCTCTGACAACACTGCTTTTGATATCTGTTCAAAAGATTTCCAAGATAACATTTTCCAATTTGTATGGAGCAGTTGTTCAGATTATTGATTTTGGTTCAAAAACAGTGCTTGCAAATGCAATAAATCTTATTAATTACCAGGCAGATATCCTGATGATTGGGTACTTTATGACCAAAACAGATGTTGGAGTTTATAGCGTTGCAGTTATGTTTGCAAAGCTTATCTGGATTTTTCCCGATTCACTTCAGAAAATTACTTTCCCTCTTATCTCTGAATACCATGCAAAAAAAATGAGCGATTCAATAACAACTGTAGTTGACAGATGTATGAAATATAGTTGTCTTTTTTTGACTTTTTTCACTACTTTTTTTATTTTTTTCGGAGAAAAGGTTGTAGCTCTCATCTTTGGAGCTGAATTTGAACTCTCATACATTCCATTAATCATTTTGCTCATTGGAACTCTTTTTTATGGAATAACTAAATCTGTAGGGTCTATTTTTGCAAGCATTGGAAAAGTTAATCTTGTCTACAAAATTCCTTTGGTTTCAGCAACATTTAACATTATTATTAATATAGTCTTGATCCCAACTTATGGTATCAATGGAGGAGCCCTTGCAACAAGTTTTTCTCTGATTATCAGTATGATTCTAATGCTTCATTTTATGAAGTCCCTTTTAGAGATTAAGTTTGACTTCTGGTGGTATTTTAAAATCTTTGGTATTACAATGTTTTTAATTCTTGTCTACCTAATAATAGTAAACAAGTATAACATATTACTTGGATTAGTTTTAATGGCTTTACAATATGTTATATTTTTCAGATTTTTTATCCCAGTTGAGGATAAACAAATATTATATAAAGTAATTTCTACCAATGGGAGAAATTATTAA
- a CDS encoding glycosyltransferase family 4 protein has product MAKENKIPKRNYLRIKQMNIHYLTDIYFGEKNAGTTHTLEIYNNLSKKNEVHLICQKPQTEIEIKNKCYIPLFGTKRVKRTILLNFLFWMIYPLYILIKKKPDIFYQRFDGTLFLSPSLIFSKLFNIPLVMEVNGNMLDEISMRHEPQVYVKLIKLCEKSYYSKASRIITVTEGIKQEIIKKYRIPEEKIEVIGNGVNTDIFRPLNKRSNLKTKYGLDKNNVVAFAGILVEWQGLKYLIEAAPAILKEETETIFLIIGDGPLKNDLIQKVKDLNIDKKFIFTGFVSYDEVPLYINASDVCVVPKIPLKSGYSPLKLYEYMACGKAVIASDVRGFEILNQVKAGVLVEPQNSQKLSEAILQVLKDGALKNEMGKRGRNEVLMHYSWGNVAQKTEELFINTLNENYINSKRLRASSRL; this is encoded by the coding sequence ATGGCCAAAGAGAATAAAATTCCGAAGCGGAATTATTTACGGATAAAACAAATGAATATACACTATCTAACAGATATATATTTTGGAGAAAAAAATGCTGGGACGACACACACACTGGAAATTTATAATAATTTATCAAAAAAAAATGAAGTCCATTTGATATGTCAAAAACCACAGACTGAAATTGAAATCAAAAATAAATGTTATATTCCACTTTTTGGTACCAAGCGTGTAAAGCGCACTATTCTGTTGAATTTTCTATTCTGGATGATATACCCCCTATACATATTAATCAAAAAAAAACCAGACATATTTTATCAGCGATTTGATGGAACATTATTCTTATCCCCCTCATTGATATTCTCTAAATTATTTAATATCCCTCTGGTTATGGAAGTTAATGGGAATATGCTTGACGAGATATCAATGAGACACGAGCCACAGGTTTATGTGAAACTCATAAAACTATGTGAAAAAAGTTATTACTCAAAAGCAAGCAGGATAATTACAGTCACTGAAGGAATAAAACAAGAAATAATCAAAAAGTACCGCATTCCTGAAGAAAAAATAGAGGTAATAGGAAACGGAGTAAATACAGATATATTCAGGCCATTGAATAAGAGATCAAATTTGAAAACGAAATACGGGCTTGATAAAAACAATGTTGTTGCTTTTGCTGGCATTCTAGTAGAATGGCAGGGACTTAAATATCTCATAGAAGCCGCACCTGCAATTTTGAAAGAAGAAACAGAAACAATATTTTTAATAATCGGGGATGGGCCTTTAAAAAACGATCTGATTCAAAAAGTTAAAGATCTAAATATAGATAAAAAATTCATATTCACAGGTTTCGTATCCTATGATGAAGTGCCACTATATATAAATGCAAGTGATGTTTGCGTGGTACCTAAGATACCCCTAAAGTCTGGCTATTCTCCTTTAAAATTATATGAATATATGGCGTGCGGAAAAGCTGTCATAGCAAGTGATGTGAGAGGATTTGAAATACTGAATCAAGTAAAAGCAGGAGTTTTGGTTGAGCCGCAAAACTCTCAGAAACTATCTGAGGCTATTTTACAAGTGCTAAAGGACGGAGCTTTAAAAAATGAAATGGGAAAACGTGGGCGTAACGAAGTGTTGATGCACTACAGTTGGGGAAATGTGGCTCAGAAAACAGAAGAATTATTTATAAACACATTAAATGAAAATTATATAAATTCTAAACGTTTGAGGGCAAGTTCCAGACTTTAA
- the wecB gene encoding non-hydrolyzing UDP-N-acetylglucosamine 2-epimerase, whose amino-acid sequence MKIVSIVGARPQFIKCAPLSRLIREKHEEILIHTGQHYDTGMSDIFFDELKIPKPNYNLGVGSNSHGVQTGKMLIEIEKILLRESPDLVLVYGDTNSTLAGDLAASKLHIKTAHIEAGLRSFDRSMPEEINRVLTDHTSDLLFCPTETAVLNLKKEGITTGVYNVGDVMLDSLKYNIRIAEQKATILGKLNLNSKEYIVATVHRASNTDSFENLSSITNAFCHTGVSIVFTVHPRTEKYLKQYGLWNKLCEKVKVIPPLGYLEMLKLMVHAKKILTDSGGVQKEAYMLGVPCITMRENTEWVETIEDGGNVLVGTDYEKIMDAILNFKGVPVKGNFFGNGNACAEICKTLNKL is encoded by the coding sequence ATGAAAATAGTATCTATTGTCGGAGCTCGTCCTCAATTCATCAAGTGTGCACCTCTTTCTCGACTTATACGAGAAAAACACGAAGAAATACTCATACATACAGGTCAGCATTACGACACAGGAATGTCCGATATTTTCTTTGATGAACTAAAGATCCCTAAACCGAACTACAATCTTGGTGTAGGGTCCAACAGTCATGGAGTTCAAACTGGAAAAATGTTGATTGAAATTGAAAAAATTCTTCTAAGAGAAAGTCCCGACCTTGTCCTTGTATACGGGGACACGAACTCTACACTTGCAGGAGATCTTGCTGCTTCCAAATTACATATCAAAACTGCGCATATAGAAGCTGGTCTTCGGTCTTTTGATCGGTCCATGCCTGAAGAAATTAACAGAGTACTTACAGACCATACCTCAGACCTGCTTTTTTGCCCAACAGAAACTGCAGTCTTAAACCTAAAAAAAGAAGGAATCACAACAGGAGTCTATAATGTAGGAGATGTAATGCTTGATTCTTTGAAATATAACATAAGGATTGCAGAACAAAAAGCTACAATTCTGGGGAAGCTGAACCTTAACTCAAAAGAATATATTGTTGCAACTGTTCATCGGGCTTCGAACACTGACAGCTTTGAAAACCTTTCCTCCATAACAAACGCTTTCTGTCACACAGGTGTTTCCATTGTATTTACAGTTCACCCTAGAACTGAAAAGTATCTGAAACAGTACGGTCTCTGGAATAAATTGTGTGAAAAAGTTAAAGTCATTCCTCCCCTTGGATACCTGGAAATGCTAAAGCTCATGGTTCATGCAAAGAAGATCCTTACAGACTCAGGAGGCGTGCAGAAAGAAGCTTACATGCTTGGAGTACCCTGCATAACTATGAGGGAAAATACCGAATGGGTGGAAACTATAGAGGATGGAGGGAATGTACTTGTTGGAACGGACTATGAGAAAATCATGGATGCAATTTTAAATTTTAAAGGTGTTCCCGTAAAAGGGAACTTTTTCGGAAATGGGAATGCATGTGCGGAAATTTGTAAAACATTAAACAAATTGTAA